One region of Sphingomonas kaistensis genomic DNA includes:
- the argS gene encoding arginine--tRNA ligase: MSLFATFTAHVNRILDELSASGALPPELPRGNITVEPPRDASHGDLSTNAAMVLAKPAGTNPRALAGLLVPELQVIAGVAEVQIAGPGFINLRLDDGVWRDELRRIASEGARYGLSDIGNGRRVNVEYVSANPTGPMHMGHCRGAVVGDALATLLAAAGFAVTKEYYVNDAGSQVDTLARSAHLRYREALGEDIGEIPEGLYPGDYLKPVGALLAAEYGDRMVAAPEAEWLPVFREKTVAAMLDLIRHDLSLLGVRHDLFSSEADVVASGAADRALAALEAKGLAYEGILEAPKGKAPEDWEPVELTLFRSTNFGDDQDRPMKKSDGSWTYFGVDTAYHLQKLERSDELINIWGADHSGTVKRTQAAVAALAGREVLDVKIVQMVQLLRAGEPVKMSKRAGNFVTLADVVREVGKDVVRFIMLTKRPDTMLDFDFARVVEASKDNPVFYVQYAHARICSLKRKAAEAGLQAGDADLDLLDAEELALVRHASHYPRVVEAAALAHEPHRIAFFLYDLAAAFHALWNRGNDDPSRRFLIDGEPRLSAARLALASAIAQVIGNGLALMGVEAAEEMR, from the coding sequence TTGAGCCTGTTTGCCACCTTTACCGCGCACGTGAACCGCATCCTCGACGAGCTCTCCGCAAGCGGGGCGCTGCCGCCCGAACTGCCGCGCGGCAACATCACGGTCGAGCCGCCACGTGATGCGAGCCATGGCGACCTGTCGACCAATGCCGCGATGGTGCTGGCCAAGCCCGCCGGGACCAATCCGCGCGCCCTTGCCGGGCTGCTGGTGCCCGAGCTTCAGGTCATTGCCGGCGTGGCCGAGGTGCAGATCGCTGGCCCCGGCTTCATCAACCTTCGCCTCGACGACGGGGTATGGCGCGACGAACTGCGCCGGATCGCGTCGGAAGGCGCACGCTACGGGCTCAGCGACATCGGCAACGGACGCCGCGTCAACGTCGAATATGTCTCGGCCAACCCGACCGGCCCGATGCACATGGGGCATTGCCGCGGGGCGGTGGTCGGCGACGCTCTTGCCACCCTGCTTGCCGCCGCCGGCTTTGCGGTCACCAAGGAATATTACGTCAATGACGCCGGCAGCCAGGTCGACACGCTCGCGCGCTCGGCGCACCTGCGCTACCGCGAGGCGCTGGGCGAGGACATCGGCGAGATCCCGGAAGGCCTGTATCCCGGCGACTATCTGAAGCCGGTCGGAGCGCTGCTCGCCGCCGAATATGGCGACCGCATGGTGGCCGCCCCGGAAGCCGAGTGGCTGCCCGTGTTCCGCGAAAAGACGGTGGCGGCGATGCTGGACCTGATCCGGCACGACCTGTCGCTGCTCGGCGTCCGGCACGACCTTTTCTCCTCGGAAGCAGACGTGGTCGCTTCCGGCGCCGCCGACCGCGCGCTTGCGGCCCTCGAAGCCAAGGGGCTTGCCTATGAGGGCATCCTCGAAGCGCCCAAGGGTAAGGCGCCCGAGGATTGGGAACCGGTCGAGCTGACCCTGTTCCGGTCGACCAATTTCGGCGACGACCAGGACCGCCCGATGAAGAAATCGGACGGCAGCTGGACCTATTTCGGCGTCGATACCGCCTATCACCTCCAGAAGCTGGAGCGCTCGGACGAGCTGATCAACATCTGGGGCGCCGACCATTCGGGCACGGTCAAGCGGACCCAGGCCGCGGTCGCCGCGCTTGCCGGGCGCGAGGTGCTCGACGTCAAGATCGTGCAGATGGTCCAGTTGCTCCGCGCCGGCGAGCCGGTGAAGATGAGCAAGCGGGCGGGCAATTTCGTCACGCTCGCCGACGTCGTGCGCGAGGTCGGCAAGGACGTGGTCCGCTTCATCATGCTGACCAAGCGCCCCGACACGATGCTCGACTTCGACTTCGCCAGGGTGGTGGAGGCGTCGAAGGACAATCCGGTCTTCTACGTCCAATATGCCCACGCCCGGATCTGCAGCCTCAAGCGCAAGGCGGCCGAGGCCGGCCTGCAGGCCGGCGATGCCGACCTCGACCTGCTCGATGCCGAAGAGCTCGCCCTGGTTCGCCATGCAAGCCACTATCCGCGGGTGGTCGAGGCGGCGGCGCTGGCGCATGAGCCGCACCGCATCGCCTTCTTCCTGTACGACCTCGCCGCCGCCTTCCACGCCTTGTGGAACCGCGGCAATGACGATCCCTCGCGGCGCTTCCTGATCGACGGCGAGCCTCGGCTCAGCGCGGCCCGGCTGGCGCTTGCGAGCGCGATCGCGCAGGTGATCGGGAACGGTCTGGCCCTGATGGGCGTCGAGGCAGCCGAGGAGATGCGCTGA
- a CDS encoding response regulator, whose product MTGPASRKSILVVEDEPFVRDDLVDFFEDRGFIVYGAGDADEAIRILDQQQSIFAVLTDIEMPGSMDGLRLAHYVRERHPPTVLLVASGVVRPEPADLPTNAHFFAKPFNPRVLLQQLRQS is encoded by the coding sequence ATGACTGGTCCGGCCAGCCGCAAGTCCATCCTCGTTGTCGAGGACGAGCCCTTCGTGCGCGACGATCTCGTCGATTTCTTCGAGGATCGCGGCTTCATCGTGTACGGCGCGGGCGACGCCGACGAGGCGATCCGCATCCTCGACCAGCAACAGAGCATCTTCGCGGTGCTGACCGATATCGAGATGCCCGGCTCGATGGATGGCCTGCGCCTTGCCCATTACGTGCGCGAACGGCATCCGCCGACCGTGTTGCTGGTCGCGTCGGGCGTGGTCCGGCCCGAACCCGCCGACCTGCCGACCAACGCCCACTTCTTCGCCAAGCCGTTCAACCCGCGAGTCTTGCTCCAGCAGCTTCGCCAGTCCTGA
- a CDS encoding thymidylate synthase yields the protein MQAYHDLMAQVLEHGVPQADRTGTGTLSLFGAQMRFDLADGFPLVTTKKLHLRSIIVELLWFLNGDTNVRWLQERKVSIWDEWADEAGDLGPVYGKQWRDWEAADGRHIDQIRELVDLIRKDPVSRRQIVTAWNPGEIARMALAPCHCLFQTQVAAGRLNLQLYQRSADLFLGVPFNIASYALLTHMLARECGLEPGVFVWTGGDVHLYSNHLDQARLQLGREVRPLPRLRIKDRGQDLFSYDLEDFEVVGYDPHPHISAPVAV from the coding sequence ATGCAGGCTTATCACGATCTCATGGCGCAGGTGCTGGAGCACGGCGTTCCCCAGGCCGACCGCACCGGCACCGGCACCCTGTCGCTGTTCGGCGCCCAGATGCGCTTCGACCTGGCCGACGGGTTCCCGCTGGTGACGACCAAGAAACTGCACCTGCGCTCGATCATCGTCGAACTGCTGTGGTTCCTGAACGGCGACACCAACGTGCGCTGGCTGCAGGAGCGCAAGGTCAGCATCTGGGACGAATGGGCCGATGAGGCGGGCGATCTTGGACCCGTCTACGGCAAGCAGTGGCGCGACTGGGAAGCGGCGGACGGGCGGCATATCGACCAGATCCGCGAGCTGGTCGACCTGATCCGCAAGGACCCGGTGAGCCGGCGGCAGATCGTCACCGCCTGGAACCCGGGCGAGATCGCGCGGATGGCGCTGGCGCCGTGCCATTGCCTGTTCCAGACCCAGGTCGCGGCCGGGCGGCTGAACCTCCAGCTTTATCAGCGCAGCGCCGACCTGTTCCTCGGCGTGCCGTTCAACATCGCCAGCTATGCGCTGCTCACCCACATGCTCGCCCGCGAATGCGGGCTGGAGCCGGGCGTGTTCGTATGGACCGGCGGCGACGTGCATCTTTATTCCAACCACCTCGACCAGGCCCGGCTGCAACTGGGCCGCGAGGTCAGGCCCCTGCCCCGGCTTCGGATCAAGGACCGGGGACAGGACCTGTTCAGCTACGATCTGGAAGATTTCGAGGTGGTCGGATACGATCCGCATCCGCACATTTCCGCCCCGGTCGCGGTCTGA
- a CDS encoding DsbA family protein has protein sequence MSEAKGMSGLGALLAGAAGGALATVALAFAAFQAGWADRLVRDSLVSNPTVLVATADALRDSQYAPVLAANRAALETPFGSSWQGADAKTADVTLVEFYDYACGYCKASLPVIARLVKEDPKLRVVYREFPILGPDSEAAARMALGASKSGRFMAFHDALYAAGRPSEASLTKAATDAGVPAAVPNSPEFDTELRKNFQLAQQLGATGTPLFIVGDKVMNGAVGYDALKKAIADARAKG, from the coding sequence GTGAGCGAAGCCAAGGGAATGAGCGGCCTGGGCGCCTTGCTGGCCGGCGCGGCGGGCGGTGCCCTAGCCACGGTGGCGCTGGCGTTTGCGGCGTTCCAGGCCGGATGGGCCGACCGCCTGGTCCGCGACAGCCTGGTCAGCAACCCGACCGTCCTGGTCGCAACCGCCGACGCGCTGCGCGACAGCCAATATGCCCCGGTGCTGGCGGCCAACCGCGCCGCGCTGGAAACGCCCTTCGGAAGCAGCTGGCAGGGCGCCGACGCCAAGACGGCCGACGTCACCCTGGTCGAATTCTACGATTATGCCTGCGGCTACTGCAAGGCGTCGCTGCCGGTCATCGCCCGGCTGGTGAAGGAAGATCCCAAGCTGCGGGTGGTCTACCGCGAATTCCCCATCCTCGGCCCCGACAGCGAAGCGGCCGCGCGGATGGCGCTGGGGGCCAGCAAGTCGGGCCGCTTCATGGCGTTCCACGACGCGCTTTACGCCGCCGGCCGGCCGAGCGAGGCGTCGCTGACCAAGGCCGCGACCGATGCGGGCGTTCCGGCGGCCGTTCCCAACTCGCCTGAATTCGACACCGAACTGCGCAAGAACTTCCAGCTTGCCCAGCAACTGGGAGCGACCGGCACTCCCCTGTTCATCGTCGGCGACAAGGTGATGAATGGCGCGGTCGGCTATGACGCGCTGAAAAAGGCGATCGCCGACGCCCGGGCGAAGGGTTGA
- a CDS encoding JAB domain-containing protein, giving the protein MLQRAETPVALNGVEASRSFFAPCFARSTTESLWVAHLDDEARCIHLASYDGNADAVDIPVRAIIGDAIRLDSAGIILAHNHPSGRVTPSRSDKVATRALAIAAEAIDLTLLDHLVFAGDDCASFRRLGLL; this is encoded by the coding sequence ATGCTTCAGCGTGCCGAAACTCCTGTTGCACTCAATGGGGTCGAGGCGAGCCGGTCGTTCTTCGCTCCCTGCTTCGCCCGCTCCACCACCGAAAGTCTGTGGGTCGCCCACCTCGATGACGAGGCGCGATGCATCCATCTCGCCAGCTACGACGGCAACGCGGACGCGGTCGACATCCCGGTGCGGGCGATCATCGGCGACGCGATCCGCCTCGACAGCGCGGGCATCATCCTGGCCCACAACCATCCCAGCGGACGGGTCACTCCCTCGCGCTCAGACAAGGTCGCCACCAGGGCGTTGGCCATCGCTGCCGAAGCGATCGACCTGACCCTGCTCGACCACCTCGTGTTTGCCGGCGACGATTGCGCCAGCTTCCGCCGGCTGGGCCTGCTCTAG
- a CDS encoding choice-of-anchor L family PEP-CTERM protein: MGKFTWVAAAALMASAAPAMAVDTVLNNNGTQLGSALTGTGITVNSSSLTTNTQNGTFTNGTAGVGISQGVVLTTGSLGCVGSANTTSQCSGDGDSSNLTLNFTTTSDSLFFNYVFASEEYNEFVGTNFNDFFQLLLNGPGFNNVNLAQVPGGGGAVTINNVNLGSNAGFFRNNEGGALPVGYDGLTTVLTASALGLTAGANYSLSFIIQDVGDSSYDSAVFIGGGSVGTVQTPIGAVPEPSTWAMMLLGFGAIGASMRRRRSVNAVARLA, from the coding sequence ATGGGCAAGTTTACCTGGGTCGCGGCCGCGGCTCTGATGGCTTCTGCCGCGCCGGCAATGGCTGTGGACACCGTTCTCAACAATAACGGGACCCAGCTTGGCTCCGCGCTGACCGGCACCGGCATCACGGTAAACAGTTCGTCGCTAACCACCAATACCCAGAACGGTACGTTCACGAACGGCACGGCCGGCGTTGGCATCAGTCAGGGCGTCGTCCTGACAACCGGCTCGCTCGGCTGCGTTGGAAGCGCCAACACGACCTCGCAATGTTCGGGTGACGGCGATAGCAGCAACCTCACCCTGAATTTCACCACGACGTCCGACAGCCTGTTCTTCAATTACGTGTTCGCGTCCGAAGAATATAACGAGTTCGTCGGGACGAACTTCAACGACTTCTTCCAGCTTCTGCTGAATGGTCCGGGCTTCAACAACGTCAACCTGGCGCAGGTCCCCGGCGGCGGCGGCGCGGTCACGATCAACAACGTGAACCTGGGCAGCAATGCCGGCTTCTTCCGGAACAACGAAGGCGGCGCGCTGCCGGTCGGCTACGATGGCCTGACGACCGTCCTCACCGCCTCGGCCCTCGGGCTCACGGCCGGCGCCAACTATTCGCTGAGCTTCATCATCCAGGACGTCGGTGACAGCTCCTACGACTCGGCCGTGTTCATTGGCGGTGGTTCGGTCGGAACCGTGCAGACCCCGATCGGCGCGGTGCCCGAGCCTTCGACCTGGGCGATGATGCTGCTCGGTTTCGGTGCGATCGGTGCCAGCATGCGCCGCCGCCGTTCGGTCAACGCGGTTGCGCGACTGGCCTGA
- a CDS encoding GNAT family N-acetyltransferase, which yields MSPPTIETERLILRGIQEADLDGWAELMGDPDSARFIGGVMKRAGAWRSMAAFAGSWSLKGFGMFSVVEKSTGRWIGRLGPWQPEGWPGTEVGWSLLKSAWGRGYAAEGATAAIDWAFDNLGWSEVIHVIDVDNAPSIALAERLGSTDLGPCALPPPLDKYNVHAWGQSRDQWLARQAATSA from the coding sequence ATGTCGCCACCCACCATCGAGACCGAACGCCTGATCCTGCGCGGGATACAGGAAGCCGACCTCGACGGCTGGGCCGAGCTGATGGGTGATCCCGACAGCGCGCGCTTCATCGGCGGGGTGATGAAGCGGGCCGGTGCCTGGCGCAGCATGGCGGCGTTTGCCGGATCGTGGTCGCTCAAGGGGTTTGGCATGTTCTCGGTGGTCGAAAAGTCGACCGGCCGGTGGATCGGCCGCCTCGGCCCGTGGCAACCCGAGGGATGGCCAGGCACCGAGGTCGGGTGGAGCCTGCTCAAGTCGGCGTGGGGGCGGGGCTATGCCGCCGAGGGCGCCACCGCGGCGATCGACTGGGCCTTCGATAATCTCGGGTGGAGCGAGGTCATCCACGTCATCGACGTCGACAACGCCCCTTCGATCGCGCTCGCCGAGCGGCTGGGATCGACCGACCTGGGGCCGTGCGCGCTTCCGCCGCCGCTCGACAAGTATAACGTCCATGCCTGGGGCCAGTCGCGCGATCAGTGGCTCGCCCGGCAAGCCGCCACGTCCGCGTGA
- a CDS encoding M48 family metalloprotease, with the protein MRRVNPLSTRLMLFLALVFAAAQPAAAQSILRDSETEKLFNDMSRPLIEAAKLDPKNVKIVLINDPEINAFVAGGQIVYVHTGLITSADNANQVQGVIAHELGHVVGGHVIRSGEGAKQATGISILSLVLGGLAMAAGAGEAAMGAMAIGQQVAMGQFLAFTRAQETSADLAGASYLAKAGVSGQGSIQFFKKLQNQEYRLAVYATDSYNRTHPLSSERVASLSELYQKDPAWNRPTDPALEARFQRVRAKLIGFISDKQGVLRTYPTSDTSVPAHYARAYAYHRMGDRDAALREADALLATAPQDPFYLELKGQILLESGKPMEALAPLRTAVAKAPDQPMIQAMLGHALLATEKNDNLPEAEKVLRASIGRDNEQPFAWYQLGVIYDRKGDQPRASLATAERYSLEGEPKLALASAERALKGIPQGTPDFLRAQDIAMVSRTEVEKDRKGRGK; encoded by the coding sequence ATGCGACGCGTGAACCCGCTCAGTACCAGGCTGATGCTTTTCCTCGCCCTGGTCTTCGCCGCGGCCCAGCCCGCCGCGGCCCAGTCGATCCTCCGCGACAGCGAAACCGAGAAGCTGTTCAACGACATGTCCAGGCCGCTGATCGAGGCGGCGAAGCTCGACCCCAAGAACGTCAAGATCGTCCTCATCAACGATCCCGAGATCAACGCCTTCGTCGCCGGCGGGCAGATCGTCTATGTCCACACCGGGCTGATTACCTCGGCCGACAATGCCAACCAGGTGCAGGGCGTCATTGCGCACGAACTTGGTCACGTCGTCGGCGGGCACGTCATCCGCTCGGGGGAGGGCGCCAAGCAGGCGACCGGGATCTCGATCCTCAGCCTGGTGCTCGGGGGCCTCGCCATGGCCGCCGGCGCGGGCGAGGCGGCGATGGGAGCGATGGCGATCGGCCAGCAGGTGGCGATGGGCCAGTTCCTCGCCTTCACCCGCGCGCAGGAAACCAGCGCCGACCTTGCCGGCGCTTCCTACCTCGCCAAGGCCGGGGTGTCGGGCCAGGGCTCGATCCAGTTCTTCAAGAAGCTGCAGAACCAGGAATATCGCCTCGCCGTCTATGCCACCGACAGCTACAACCGGACCCACCCGCTGTCGTCCGAGCGCGTCGCGTCGCTGAGCGAATTGTACCAGAAGGACCCGGCCTGGAACCGCCCCACCGACCCCGCGCTCGAAGCCCGCTTCCAGCGCGTGCGGGCCAAGCTGATCGGCTTCATCAGCGACAAGCAGGGCGTGCTTCGGACCTATCCGACCAGCGATACCAGCGTTCCGGCGCACTACGCCCGCGCCTATGCCTATCACCGGATGGGCGACCGCGATGCCGCCCTGCGCGAGGCCGACGCGTTGCTCGCCACCGCGCCGCAGGACCCCTTCTACCTCGAGCTCAAGGGCCAGATCCTGCTTGAAAGCGGAAAGCCGATGGAAGCGCTGGCGCCGCTTCGCACCGCCGTCGCCAAGGCGCCCGACCAGCCGATGATCCAGGCGATGCTCGGCCATGCGCTGCTGGCGACCGAGAAGAACGACAATCTGCCCGAGGCGGAGAAAGTGCTTCGCGCCTCGATCGGCCGCGACAACGAACAGCCGTTCGCCTGGTACCAGCTGGGCGTCATCTACGACCGCAAGGGCGACCAGCCGCGCGCCTCGCTGGCGACTGCCGAGCGCTATAGCCTGGAGGGCGAGCCCAAGCTTGCACTGGCCAGCGCCGAACGCGCGCTCAAGGGCATTCCCCAGGGCACGCCCGATTTCCTTCGTGCCCAGGATATCGCCATGGTAAGCCGCACCGAGGTCGAAAAGGACCGCAAGGGGCGGGGAAAGTAA
- a CDS encoding sensor histidine kinase, which translates to MMIRSPAAMVLLWGEQGLMIYNDAYAVLTQGVNKMALPVAEAWPEIADWNADMLRKVRGGHVETFRNQRMVLHRHGRQDVIYFDLAYSPALDDDGAIGGMMVVVNETTQEVLQDEIRTAEEMRQRAMLDQMPGFAAVLTGPSHVFAYVNDAYREIGGERDYVGRPVREVFPELEAQGFFTVLDQVYATGQRYVAARSELQLSHNEDTSFIELLFEPIRDDSGAVIGIFVGGYDSTTVHRAVASLAEREAFLSEVLRSSTDCIKVLDLDGNLTFMSEGGQKVMEIDDFAAVAECPWPSFWEGEGNNLAKDAIEAARAGRPAKFIAEANTFKGTPKWWDVSVAPILDPDGKPARILSVSRDTTELVQAQERQRLLNAELGHRLKNVLTMVQAIASQTFRRASSVDEAAEAFAARLTAFGKATDVLTATAWDEASLKDIVASGLSAAEGFKDRIEIVGGDVVVPGSAGLALTLALHELATNACKYGALSNEHGKVLIQWHEDGDDHSSKRFRFDWKEVGGPLVSAPQKRGFGSRMIERSLQSYFDGSTVLRFDPAGVEFAIDADMSALSPPRSG; encoded by the coding sequence ATGATGATCCGCTCGCCCGCCGCGATGGTGCTGCTGTGGGGCGAGCAGGGGCTTATGATCTACAACGACGCCTATGCGGTGCTGACGCAGGGCGTGAACAAGATGGCGCTGCCGGTCGCCGAGGCCTGGCCCGAGATCGCGGACTGGAACGCCGACATGCTGCGCAAGGTGCGTGGCGGGCATGTCGAGACCTTCCGCAACCAGCGCATGGTGCTCCACCGCCACGGGCGCCAGGACGTCATCTATTTCGACCTCGCTTACTCACCCGCGCTCGACGACGACGGCGCGATCGGCGGCATGATGGTGGTGGTGAACGAAACCACGCAGGAAGTGCTGCAGGACGAGATCCGCACCGCCGAGGAAATGCGGCAGCGCGCGATGCTCGACCAGATGCCGGGCTTCGCTGCGGTCCTGACCGGGCCGAGCCATGTCTTCGCCTACGTCAATGATGCCTATCGCGAGATCGGCGGGGAGCGCGACTATGTCGGCCGACCGGTGCGGGAGGTGTTCCCCGAACTCGAAGCCCAGGGCTTCTTCACCGTCCTCGACCAGGTTTATGCGACCGGCCAGCGCTATGTCGCGGCGCGCAGCGAGCTGCAGCTGTCGCACAACGAGGACACGAGCTTCATCGAGCTGCTGTTCGAGCCGATCCGCGACGATTCCGGCGCGGTCATCGGCATCTTCGTCGGCGGCTACGATTCGACCACGGTCCACCGCGCGGTTGCCAGCCTAGCCGAGCGCGAGGCCTTCCTCAGCGAAGTGCTGCGCAGCTCCACCGACTGCATCAAGGTGCTCGATCTCGACGGCAACCTGACCTTCATGAGCGAAGGCGGACAGAAGGTGATGGAGATCGACGACTTCGCCGCGGTCGCCGAATGCCCCTGGCCTTCGTTCTGGGAAGGCGAAGGCAACAACCTTGCCAAGGACGCGATCGAAGCGGCGCGCGCCGGCCGGCCCGCCAAGTTCATCGCCGAGGCCAACACCTTCAAGGGCACGCCCAAATGGTGGGACGTGTCGGTTGCGCCGATCCTCGACCCGGACGGCAAGCCGGCCAGGATCCTGTCGGTGTCACGCGACACGACCGAGCTTGTGCAGGCGCAGGAACGGCAGCGGCTGCTCAACGCCGAGCTTGGCCATCGCCTCAAAAACGTCCTCACCATGGTGCAGGCGATCGCCAGCCAGACCTTCCGCCGCGCAAGCAGCGTCGACGAGGCGGCCGAAGCCTTTGCAGCGCGGCTGACCGCGTTCGGCAAGGCGACCGACGTGCTGACCGCCACCGCATGGGATGAAGCCTCGCTCAAGGACATCGTCGCTTCGGGCCTGAGCGCCGCGGAAGGGTTCAAGGACCGGATCGAGATCGTCGGCGGCGATGTGGTGGTGCCGGGGTCGGCCGGCCTCGCCCTGACGCTCGCGCTCCACGAACTGGCGACCAACGCCTGCAAATATGGCGCGCTCAGCAACGAGCATGGCAAGGTCCTTATCCAGTGGCACGAGGACGGCGACGACCATTCATCGAAACGCTTTCGTTTCGATTGGAAAGAAGTCGGCGGTCCGCTGGTTAGCGCCCCTCAGAAACGAGGCTTCGGGTCACGGATGATCGAGCGTTCACTCCAGTCCTATTTCGACGGCAGCACGGTCCTGCGGTTCGATCCGGCCGGGGTCGAATTCGCGATCGACGCGGACATGTCCGCCCTGTCGCCCCCGCGCTCAGGGTGA